A window from Hymenobacter volaticus encodes these proteins:
- a CDS encoding glycosyltransferase family 39 protein has product MSYLVTDHDSRSYYLVRHSLVFCIFVVGVWALYQIGKRHFQNWRWGLVSAVLLVLSPRFFAEAFYNGKDIVYMSFFALAMLTLLRLLTQPSMARAILHGLATALVVDVRVHGVQLLLFTALGLFLDNCFNSSRIATTRHTWKLAGAYMSTVAIGVIIGWPYLWARSISELLSVASHAVRYPWGFTNFYLGEQVLAKDLPWRYIPVWMLITIPLPYSLAAGVGLLSWLRHLWHEGLGFYLSTSEGRINLLLALWLLAPIAVVVSTHTVVYEGWRHLYYIYPALLLWAVHGFRMVARLSRQRSGIQLAARTALGLAALEAVHTTVRMVQMHPHANVYFSFLPGSTAERLFERDYWCLAYRQGMEWIATHDTASTLTVNTFWHYPLYNNSLILKPEQRRRLRYTPGNTACYYLAGYRWHPQSYLDSLGAKVYVIRAGGIKVLSVFKRLPQTPNWKMNPPANSVSSQRLPTVARDSH; this is encoded by the coding sequence TTGAGCTACCTTGTCACCGACCACGATTCCCGCTCCTACTACTTGGTCCGTCACTCGCTAGTATTCTGCATTTTTGTAGTAGGGGTGTGGGCTTTGTATCAGATAGGCAAGCGTCACTTTCAGAATTGGCGTTGGGGTTTAGTTAGCGCTGTGCTACTGGTGCTTTCACCCCGGTTTTTTGCCGAAGCTTTCTACAACGGCAAGGACATCGTGTACATGTCGTTTTTCGCGCTGGCGATGCTCACGCTGCTGCGCCTACTTACACAGCCCTCGATGGCCCGGGCCATATTACATGGGCTGGCTACTGCGCTAGTTGTGGATGTGCGAGTCCATGGAGTACAGTTGCTGTTGTTCACTGCCCTAGGGCTGTTCCTAGATAACTGTTTTAACTCTTCTCGCATAGCAACTACGCGCCATACCTGGAAGCTCGCCGGTGCTTACATGAGTACTGTAGCTATCGGTGTTATAATCGGTTGGCCCTACTTATGGGCACGGAGCATATCCGAATTGCTCTCGGTGGCTTCTCACGCCGTGCGTTACCCGTGGGGCTTCACCAATTTTTACTTAGGCGAACAGGTACTTGCCAAAGATTTGCCCTGGCGCTACATCCCCGTGTGGATGCTCATCACGATTCCATTGCCGTACTCACTAGCGGCGGGTGTTGGGCTGCTGAGTTGGTTAAGACACCTCTGGCACGAAGGACTCGGCTTTTACCTGAGCACTTCCGAAGGCCGCATTAACTTGCTATTAGCTCTGTGGTTGCTGGCACCAATAGCTGTCGTCGTCAGCACGCACACTGTAGTGTACGAAGGCTGGCGACATCTTTACTACATTTACCCGGCACTGCTACTGTGGGCTGTGCACGGCTTCCGAATGGTAGCTAGGCTGTCTAGGCAGCGCAGTGGTATTCAGTTGGCTGCTCGTACAGCCTTGGGCCTGGCGGCCCTCGAAGCGGTGCATACTACGGTGCGCATGGTGCAGATGCACCCACACGCCAACGTGTACTTCAGCTTTTTGCCGGGCTCCACCGCCGAAAGACTATTCGAGCGTGACTACTGGTGCTTAGCGTACCGCCAGGGAATGGAGTGGATAGCTACTCACGATACGGCCTCTACCCTGACGGTCAATACATTCTGGCATTATCCACTCTACAACAACTCCTTGATTTTAAAGCCAGAACAGCGGCGCCGCCTGCGCTATACGCCTGGCAACACGGCCTGTTATTACTTAGCCGGCTACCGTTGGCACCCACAATCCTACCTCGATTCGCTCGGGGCCAAGGTTTACGTTATCCGGGCCGGCGGCATCAAGGTATTATCGGTGTTCAAACGACTGCCGCAAACGCCTAACTGGAAAATGAATCCGCCCGCCAATAGCGTTAGTTCTCAACGCCTTCCGACAGTAGCTCGTGATAGTCATTAG
- the yajC gene encoding preprotein translocase subunit YajC, with the protein MLLTLLLQARPAGESWASFLPLIGIAVVMYFFMIRPQQRKAAEAKKFRESIAKGSTVVTIGGLHGKVLDLNEDSVTIEVDRGTRLKFDRSAIAREVKPAKEVVKE; encoded by the coding sequence ATGCTACTCACTCTTTTGTTACAAGCCCGGCCTGCCGGGGAGAGTTGGGCTTCCTTTCTGCCGCTGATTGGTATTGCAGTGGTCATGTACTTCTTCATGATCCGGCCGCAACAGCGCAAAGCCGCTGAGGCAAAGAAATTTCGGGAGTCTATTGCCAAGGGTTCTACTGTGGTAACTATCGGGGGCCTGCACGGCAAAGTGTTGGACCTAAACGAAGATTCTGTAACTATAGAAGTGGACCGTGGTACCCGACTCAAGTTCGACCGTTCGGCCATTGCGCGGGAAGTGAAGCCCGCGAAAGAAGTAGTGAAGGAGTAG
- a CDS encoding DUF1573 domain-containing protein yields MKRTFFSSLLLSSILLVSACNTDKTTEVGAEGMNAAATDASEAVANPTVDNPNVVSDTEVPNPNAPVMTFAQAEHDFGDIKPGDVVKHTFEFTNTGKSPLLIENATASCGCTTPNWTKEPIAPGSKGTIEVQFDSHGKSGIQNKEVAVRANTAPSITKVSIKANILSDGSQGPLAQ; encoded by the coding sequence ATGAAACGCACCTTTTTTTCCTCTTTGCTGCTCTCTAGTATCCTGCTGGTAAGCGCCTGTAACACAGATAAAACCACGGAAGTAGGTGCCGAAGGCATGAACGCCGCGGCCACTGACGCCAGCGAAGCCGTCGCCAACCCAACCGTCGATAACCCCAATGTGGTATCGGATACGGAAGTGCCCAACCCAAATGCACCGGTGATGACTTTTGCCCAAGCTGAGCACGACTTCGGCGACATCAAACCCGGCGACGTAGTGAAGCACACCTTCGAGTTCACCAACACCGGCAAGTCGCCGCTGCTCATCGAAAACGCTACCGCCTCTTGCGGTTGCACTACGCCCAACTGGACTAAGGAGCCCATTGCTCCCGGTTCAAAAGGCACCATCGAAGTGCAGTTTGATAGCCACGGCAAATCGGGTATTCAAAACAAAGAGGTAGCAGTACGGGCCAACACGGCACCAAGCATCACGAAGGTTAGCATCAAGGCCAACATTCTATCCGACGGTTCTCAAGGTCCGTTGGCTCAGTAA
- the coaE gene encoding dephospho-CoA kinase (Dephospho-CoA kinase (CoaE) performs the final step in coenzyme A biosynthesis.) yields MKEDMRRIGITGGIGSGKSIVCRLFQVLGAPVYDSDARAKWLMGHDALLRDELTAAFGPATFDATGQLDRVYLARVAFADSAQLARLNALVHPAVGRDFEAWANARRAEGHGYLLKEAALLYESGAYQQLDQIITVFAPQPVRQARVLRRDPHRTLDDVLAIIGKQMSEEEKVQRAQHVVYNDDEQLLIPQVLALHHAFSN; encoded by the coding sequence TTGAAAGAAGATATGCGGCGCATTGGTATAACGGGTGGAATTGGTTCTGGAAAAAGCATTGTTTGCCGCTTGTTTCAGGTATTGGGAGCACCCGTTTACGATTCGGACGCGCGGGCGAAGTGGCTGATGGGTCATGATGCCCTATTGCGCGACGAGCTAACGGCCGCTTTTGGACCAGCTACCTTTGATGCTACCGGCCAACTCGACCGGGTGTACTTGGCACGGGTAGCTTTCGCTGACTCCGCACAACTAGCACGCCTCAACGCACTGGTTCATCCCGCCGTCGGCCGCGATTTCGAGGCATGGGCGAATGCTCGTCGAGCAGAAGGCCATGGGTATCTGCTTAAAGAAGCTGCATTGCTATACGAGTCGGGCGCTTACCAACAACTCGACCAGATTATCACCGTTTTTGCACCGCAACCTGTGCGTCAAGCCCGGGTGTTGCGCCGCGACCCGCACCGTACCCTCGACGACGTGCTAGCCATCATTGGCAAGCAAATGAGCGAAGAAGAGAAAGTGCAACGCGCACAACACGTCGTATACAACGACGACGAGCAACTCCTTATTCCGCAGGTGCTTGCCTTGCACCATGCATTTAGCAACTAA
- a CDS encoding GNAT family N-acetyltransferase, with the protein MPLLEVTTPAQVRQFLALPTRIYQAHPNWISPLDNDIEAVFDAKRNPNLAQGSVIRWILTDSSGETIGRVAAFVNPATAHTDATLPAGGMGFFECIDDQAAANILFDACRTWLLSRGMDAMDGPINFGERDRFWGLLVSGFTEPNYGMFYHPPYYQHLFEAYGFQLYFKQYTCYREVAMQLHQSFSNAAVRYAQQYPTFQFRHASKRDPEKLARDFHHVYNLAWANHSGVAAMSLEKARDLVKQMKPVLDERLLWFAYHDEEPVAFFVSLPELNQVFKHVGRNFNLWGKLRFLWEKRRYDQRTDKKLFGVIFGVVPEWQGKGVESALMVHARAEFMRAGYTEIEMNWIGDFNPRMLAITRSIGARIYKTHVTYRFLFDRERPFERSPIIR; encoded by the coding sequence ATGCCTCTGCTCGAAGTCACGACCCCGGCGCAGGTCCGCCAGTTCCTGGCGCTACCCACCCGCATCTACCAAGCGCATCCTAACTGGATTTCACCTCTCGACAACGATATTGAAGCCGTTTTCGACGCCAAGCGCAACCCCAACTTAGCGCAGGGCTCGGTTATCCGCTGGATATTAACTGATAGTTCCGGCGAAACCATTGGGCGGGTTGCTGCCTTTGTAAACCCCGCCACAGCCCACACCGATGCGACCTTACCCGCTGGCGGCATGGGTTTTTTCGAGTGCATTGACGACCAAGCCGCGGCAAATATTTTGTTTGATGCCTGCCGTACCTGGCTGCTTAGCCGAGGCATGGATGCCATGGACGGCCCCATCAACTTCGGAGAGCGGGACCGGTTTTGGGGACTGCTGGTATCAGGCTTCACGGAGCCGAACTATGGCATGTTCTATCACCCGCCGTACTATCAGCACCTGTTTGAGGCGTACGGCTTTCAGCTCTACTTCAAGCAATATACCTGCTACCGCGAGGTGGCCATGCAGTTGCATCAAAGCTTCAGCAATGCCGCTGTGCGCTACGCGCAGCAGTATCCTACCTTCCAATTTCGGCACGCTAGTAAGCGAGACCCCGAGAAACTAGCTCGTGATTTTCACCATGTGTATAACCTGGCGTGGGCCAACCATAGTGGCGTAGCCGCTATGTCGTTGGAGAAAGCTCGTGACTTGGTGAAGCAGATGAAGCCTGTGCTAGATGAGCGTTTGCTCTGGTTTGCTTATCACGACGAGGAGCCTGTTGCCTTCTTCGTAAGCTTGCCCGAGCTAAATCAGGTGTTCAAGCATGTTGGGCGCAACTTCAACCTGTGGGGCAAGCTGCGCTTTTTGTGGGAGAAGCGTCGCTATGATCAACGAACCGATAAGAAGTTATTTGGCGTCATCTTTGGCGTGGTGCCGGAGTGGCAAGGCAAGGGTGTAGAAAGCGCCCTGATGGTGCACGCGCGAGCGGAGTTCATGCGGGCCGGCTACACCGAAATTGAAATGAACTGGATTGGTGACTTCAACCCCCGAATGCTAGCTATAACCCGTTCCATCGGAGCCCGCATCTATAAAACGCACGTCACCTACCGCTTTTTATTCGACCGAGAACGTCCCTTCGAGCGCAGCCCTATCATCCGATAG